The DNA segment ATATGACCTGTCATAGTTTTATTGTAGATTAAGAGtagctgtatttatttatgacaCAAGATACACTGTATGCTGATATACCTTCTGTGGAATCTGTCTGAAGGCCTCCAGAAAGACAGAGGTGATTTCCTCTGGCAGATCTGACACCATGGAGCCCAGAGTAAACACTACAAACCCGTGCTCTCCAGACACCCAGGAATCCAGATcctgacaaaacacaaacttgctTAAGTACTTTGCATTTATCTCTCTTACCTTATTGGTCTTACAGTCCTACGGTAAGTGGTGTCAATCAGAATGTTCATAAATGTATGTAGAGTCTAAAACTCATAAAGTCTTACTGGGGGCAGAGGATGTTTCACATTGCAATTGATTCCACCAACCAGTACAATATTGGGCATGAGTGGGCGTGGGAAATCCAGTGTGAAATCACTCCTGTTTAAATACAGCAAAGTGCTTTTTGGTTTCTTACACTCACGCAGGCAGCAAATGTCAACAATACACAGACATTGCATGTGTTACCTCAGCAGCCAGATATCAGAGTCTGAAAGCACTTCAGCCACACCCACGTTCTCTCCGAGGAAGTCACGGGTTATTTGGTCAAAGCGCCAATACAGCAGTTTGCAAAACAGCGGCTCCACCAATGCCATCTGTGGGTCAGAGGCATTACAGGAAAATAATACACCACCAAAACTGAAGGCATAAATCCGAGACTTACtgtaatactaataatactgaaaCCACAAACCACCAGTGTTTTGTTCGTGACCATACATTGTCTGaaagaagattaaaaataacattCCTGGAAAAGCTGTACTTTAAGGCTTGAATGTGCTAACTTCTGCCTGTCTCACCAAAGTGTTGATAAGTCTCTCCTTGAAGCTCATTTTATCCGTGTATCCAGTGAAAAATCGAGGAACGTATGAGGGCGGAGATGGGCAGCCAGCAGACTTCATGTCCAAGTGACACGGGATTCCTCTCAGCAGATTGACAGTAGGGAGACCTGAAAGTGATTGAGTAATGATAGGTGAGAAAATGTGCAGGTGTACAAGCAAACGGATAACCTGAGTGCAGAGGAGCTCACCTAATTTCCGAGCTATTAATGAGCCCGTGGGAACCATTGGGTCTGTCAAGACGGCATCAAATTCCTACGAAGTGAAACAGGGAGAAGATGGAAAAACAGAGGAGTCAATCTTTCACTGTGTTTCAGCGCTACACTCTCTTGCATACATGGTTCACACATGGAGGATTTTACAGATTGTAGGTACAAAGCCATAAAGTGGTTAAACTGGACCTATGATGCTCATTTGAAACTAGGGCGCCATTGCATGACTCACAGTTCAGTTTTTATCCTTTATTGGACCTTTGTGTATCCCCCGAGTTCATCAAGTGACTCAGATCTACTTACACATACACTGACCGAGCAGTAAAGGCAAGTCAGGCACAGGTTgaagtccacacacacacacacacacacacacacacacacacacacacacacacacacacacacacacacacacacacacacacacacacacacacaagctggcAACAAACATTACTACCAACTCAAACAAATGGACCTACTTAAATGAGACAAAGGGGAAACTTAAATAGTGGCTGATGAGCCCACAAAGACATAAAAAGAGGTAGACCACGCAAGAAACTAACGGAAACTAACATTCAATCCCACCCCCCAATGATCCGCAGTTGTGGTATGACCTCCATATAGTCTTGCTCTGCCCCTTTTCAACTTCTTAGCTCATCAACAAAAGGGACTTTGAGCAGCTGCTACTGAGAAAACTTGGGGAAAACTAGTGTGCAAATGTGCACACTTATCTTAGAATACAGTATTATGTGATTGTATAAGTAAATTAATTCTAAACCAAAACCAATTCCTTATTACCCTGTAAATTAAAtcctatatttaaagaaagtaaaatataaGTGTAGTGTTATGTATAAATCTATTGTAGCACTGCGATGTTTGGTAGATATTACCCAATGTGTTTGGCTGTAACTGCAGCCATCACACACTTCCCCTCTTTAAACCTCTCGCTGTCTGCAGAGCAGTTATCCTCGCCGGAGATGTGGTTGATGGTGAATCCAAATGGCTGGATTCCAAGGTACCATCCCGTGATCCTTCCAGTTGTGTCCTTCATCTTCTCTATCCATTGAAGAGTCTTGTGGTCCGCTTCCAATATGAACTCCCATCCAAGAAGATAATACTTAAAGGAATAGCATCATCAAGCTGCAGCAAAATCAGACATGTCAGACAGTACCTGATCCATCAGTGTACGGAACGTCGCTGGGGCACCATGCAGTCCAAAAGGCACGACTTTAAACTGGAACAAGTCCCGTGGGGTCCGGAAAGCAGTCAGCTCTTTTGAGCGCCCAGTCAGTGGTACCTGCTAATAACCCTTGCAGAGGTCTATTGTTGTTAGATATCTGGCCTTCCCAAGGTGCTCAACTATGTCATCAATGCGGGGAGTTGGATGTGAATCAAATTGGGAAGGTCACAACTTTGTTGGAGCTTGACCTGATTAAAGCACTCAGGATTAACAATATAGATGGAAAATTTACATACAAAAAAGAGGACCTGGCATGGATCTGCGTGAACCCtaataaaagtgaaataatggactgtcatTCACTTCCTCTTATGGAGGATTTGTCCACAAAACTGGCTGGTGCTACACACTACAGCCAGAATGATTTAACCTGAGCTTATCATCAACTGCCTCTTCACCCTGACAGTCGCAGTGTTACGGACTTGCTTCAGCACCTTCTGCCTTTGAGAAGATGATGCACACAGCTCTGAAACATCTGCCAGGAGTGATCAGGCTCTCACTACTCTGCTAAGAACTAAAGAGATTAACAGAGCTGGCATGAGGATTGCACGTTGGTCAACTAGACTGATGTGTTTACAGTACAACATGGAGTATCGTCCTGGAAGCCAGAATATCATGGCAGACTGCCTGTCACGTGTTTCCCTGCATACCACTAACACAGCTGAAGATGCTGAACAGGATTTAATCACAGAGATAGCTGAAATCTCTCCTCTCTCATGATCACTTCCACTTTTTGATTTTAAAGCAGAACGTGAGGATTGCCCCAAACTAACAAAACTGAGACTGACCATTCTTTCACGCTGGCCGAAAGTGAAAAAGTCCCTTCTAGATGAAGTCAAACCTTACTTCCTCTTGCGAAATGAACTGGCAGCAGAGTCACGAAGTCAAGAGCCGAGAAGAACATGAAACCATAGTTCGCACTAAACGACGCCTTAGAGAACTGCGCTGTTGGCCACACATAGATGAAACTGTCCACACAATTCTGTCAGCCTGCACATCCTGCCAGGCTTGTTATAAAACGGCTACTGTTTCACCTGCCCCACTGCAACCCATCAAGTTTCCAGAAGGTCCATTTCAACGTGTTGTGGTCGACATTGTTGGTCCATTTCAACATGAGACCTATGACTGCAGGTTTGTTACTGACTTTTTTAGTAAGTGGCCTGAAGTTGCATTCACCCCAAATGCCACAACTGCAACTGCTTGCATTCCTTACTTCTGTTTTTGCCCGTGAAGGAAACCCCTGCACCATTACCACCAATAATGGGCCACAGTTCACATCCACTGCCTTTACTGATCAGAGTTCTTTCCTTCTCAGTGATGGGAAGAGATGGAACGCAGCACGTCTTTCACTCTGCCCAGACAGCTCAAAAGAAGCACCAAGAGCTGATATGGCGAAGGAAAACATCAGCGTAACACAGATAGTCACACGTTCAACGCTGCAAAGACATAGGCAGCCCCCAACATAGACAAAAGACAATGTCACGAGAAAGGTCAGGGGTTGAAGGTAAACTTCCGACTGTGCCAGACACTGTTATGCTAATCTGACAAAGGATGTGTTGGGGAAACAAAAATGTGAATTTAAAGTACTTATGCTTAATTTCAGTCATGACCTCTGCCATAGTGTTTGGTGttttcaaaagaaagaaaaaaacaaaaacaaaggtaaACCTGATTTAGTTATTGAACTACGGGTTCAATAACTAAATGAACTAAAAGTTGGAGAAGCGAAGTTAAAAGCAGATACTTGGCCTTTTTGATCCACGTGGTTCATCTCAGACACCATGCTTTATTTTTGCCATTACAATTCCTTAAGTTGCCAGAAGTATAAAACTGGACTGAAGCTTAAACACCCTTAAAAGTAAACATGTTGTTTAATGTTTGATTAATACCTGCACTTTACTTTAGCTGAGAATTGATTTTCGGGTAAAAGGGGACATGTTGTGTTTACAAGCTTATGTAGACTGAATCAATGTTACGTGCTTCTATGGGTGCTATTACTCCTTCAGGCCAGTGGTGCCACTGTGAAACAGGTAAATGAGGAGAAGAGAGAAGAAGTGGAAGACTGCGATGTGAGCAGTTTTCGGTAACATTAAAGTGTGCCTAAAAAGAAACCATCGTCTCCGGTGTTATATACAAACACAACACTCCTCTGTATTTGTACTCACCTGCTGGGCCAAGTGTGATATGATACTGGCATTGAAGAGCAACTTCTCTGCAGTGATGTGCAGAAAATCAGAAATGGCCTGGAACTGTGTGAACCGTCTCTTGATCTTCTCCATGAAAGGCTGTGAGGATTTTTTCattatgtctttgtgtttggaCATCACAGAGTCGATGTAAGCCTTGTCATAAGGTACAGGATAGGTCAAAGTGTCATAGTGTTTCCCCGGGCCCATTCGTATGGTGGTCTCTGGCATCACCACCGTAACTCTGTGTCCACGGCGACCCATTTCCTGGGCAATGGCTTTAAAACCTACCCAGGGACTCCCATCCATGGGCACCACGAGCAAGTTGcctaaaaactgtgaaaaacttGCAGGCTTGGTGTGATTGGCTTCAGCCTCTTCTGTCTTCATCTTGTTCTCAGAACTGGACTTTTCTCTATCTGCAGCACCGCTAATTTCCATGGCCACGTTAAGTAGCAAAAACATAAAGACTCCTGCTGTCCTCATTGTTCTTAGTCAGTGTACCAACCGCTAACTGAATTGAGCACAGAAAAAATTTGGGGGGAATGACAAAGGAAACACCCCCTTCCCTGAGCTTTAGGTTCTGCAGCTGTGAACCAGGATCTTCTCTCTGCAGACTCCTCTGAATACGTTGTTTGAATTCCTCAGTGAATTAGCAGATtggatttgtgtgtgttcaAAGTCCTTCCTGTCTCTGTTGGGAATCTAGGTGAGAGGAGCATGAGCGCAATAACCCTGcaaaaatcaaatactgacttcCCTATGCCGTGCTGTCATGCTACCTCCCCGGCGAAGGCGTCGGGGTAGGCGCAGTGGTCGGCTGGTTAAACTCAAGCTCTCCTTGGTGCATTGTCCCACTACCGTCAAAGGAATACATAGATTATTTCCTGGAGTTCTTGTGCATTGACGTTTCCTGGACCCTGTGAATTCCTGCCTCATCCCCGTGGTCGGCCTGAATGACGCACGGTTCGTTGTGACCCCTGTCCTCCTCAGCTCAAAATGTGCCAGGCGAAACTTCACAATCTGAGGCCCCTGTGTCAGGCTCCCTATGCTGCTGATGCTCATACTTCTGCCCCAGCTCCTGTCAGGATTGGCCTGGTAAATGCCAAATTGCTGGTGAACAaatcttttattctgaaggagTTATTTACCTCCTGGAACCTGGACTTGAGTCTTGGCTTAACACTAGTGAGTCCAGTATTTTATCTGAACTTTTACCTGTTCCTATTTTAACACACCAAGGACATCAGGGAGAGGAGGGGGTATGGGGGTTGTTTTCAGAaaggattttaaatgtaaacagtGCTTTTTACAGCCTTTGTCTTCCAGCTTTGAGCTGACGTGTTTTGAAGTCAATTGCTCTAACTCAGTGCTCTTTGCTGTTATTTATCGCCCCCATTAATAAAATAAGACCTTCATAATGACTTTTCAGAATTTCTATGTGGGATTATGATCAACTACAATCATGTTCTTATTGTGGGAGATTTTAATATCCATGTCTGCTGTCCTGACAAACTTCTGGTGAAAGAGTTTTTAAGCCTTATTGACTCTTTTAATCTGGTCCAGTCCGTACCTGGTCCCACATATGAACACGGACACACACTAGACCTGGTCTTGTCACACAGTCTACCTGTGTCTAACGTGAAAGTGTCTGACTCTGCCATTTCTGACCATATGGCTGTATTTTCACGCACTACAGTTCAAACCATTGCTCCTGTTCGCTGCTGTCAGATCATTAACTCTTCCACTGCCGTTCAGTTCTCCTCTGCTTTTAGCCAGCTGTCTGTC comes from the Oreochromis aureus strain Israel breed Guangdong linkage group 18, ZZ_aureus, whole genome shotgun sequence genome and includes:
- the LOC116321547 gene encoding UDP-glucuronosyltransferase-like; the encoded protein is MRTAGVFMFLLLNVAMEISGAADREKSSSENKMKTEEAEANHTKPASFSQFLGNLLVVPMDGSPWVGFKAIAQEMGRRGHRVTVVMPETTIRMGPGKHYDTLTYPVPYDKAYIDSVMSKHKDIMKKSSQPFMEKIKRRFTQFQAISDFLHITAEKLLFNASIISHLAQQEFDAVLTDPMVPTGSLIARKLGLPTVNLLRGIPCHLDMKSAGCPSPPSYVPRFFTGYTDKMSFKERLINTLMALVEPLFCKLLYWRFDQITRDFLGENVGVAEVLSDSDIWLLRSDFTLDFPRPLMPNIVLVGGINCNVKHPLPPDLDSWVSGEHGFVVFTLGSMVSDLPEEITSVFLEAFRQIPQKVIWRYTGKVPDNVPENVKMMKWVPQNDLLAHPGARAFITHAGSHGVFEGLCHAVPMLMVPRRGDQPDNAARMASRGVGIVLNILDINTETLLKGLKEVINDSRYKENMKKLSDLHNDRLSDPLELSVYWTEFVMRHKGAKHLKSALHELYWFQYFSLDVIALLTTVVLVFVMLTAKCMKLCFRKLRRKRKQE